The Alkalihalophilus pseudofirmus nucleotide sequence GCTATCAGCAACAGAGAACTTAATTGCAGAACATCGTAAAACTTACAATATTCAGGTTAGAGCATACAACAAGCATGTAAGACAATTTCCTAACCGAGCTATCCTAGACTTTATGGGCTATGAGCAAATTGACAGTGACTATCTAGAATATGATGCACCTTCAGATGCTCCTACAGACCTGTTTAATCAAGGGGAAGATGATGAATAACATTGAAGTCACAAAACGTGAAGCACTGGTGAGCATAATCATTGTTTTGGTTATGGTGTCTCTAGGATTCTTCATCGGTAACTCTTTACATAATAGCGTTTCGGAAAATAATCAAAAGTATTTCAATGCCCTAAAAGTAGACAATGATCCTGATTTATTTAATCATGCACTTGATACTAACATTGGAGATATGGTTTCTTATGGCAGCTTTCATGCCATTGAGCCTGTTTCTGATGACATGATTGAGGGTGAATACTTTGCGATACGTAAAATAGAAGAGCATTACGTTATGAAAACAAGAATAGTAACCTATACGGATTCAAATGGAAACACAAAATCAAAGACAGAGACCTATTGGGAATGGGACGAAGTAAACAGGGAGCATTTTAACACAGAGTCCTTCGGTTATCTTAATAGGGAATTTCCTTATGAGACTATGACATTCAGACATTACGATTATAAAGAAACTGTTAAAGATAACTTCTTCTCTAGTGTGAGATTCAAGTTCTACGTTATAGAAGATGTGTTTGAGGCAACTCTTTACTCTCTAGCAGCAGACAAAACAATTAAACAAAACAGTCTATATCCGAGCAATACAATTGAAACTTTTATTGATCAGAAAGAAAGAAGTGCAGATGCAATTGAAATAGTCTTTTGGGTATTCTGGTCATTGTTAATCATAGGCGCTGTTATTGGATTCGTAGCACTTGATAATAGGTTTCTTAATAATAAATAGGAGATGGATACATGCAAATTTTAGGTAGTAATTTAACAGAAGCTCTTTATGAGTTAGGAGCTACAGGAACATTGCAAGCATTAACTAAAGTCTCTGATGGGCAATATTTCGAAGTGTGGGAGATCTCAGAACCGGAATTAGTTAAATTAGAAAAAATTCCTGCCTCTGAATGGAAGTCGTCATATGGCTGGTGGCGATATGGACATTGCATTTATGAAGGAAGTGCAGATTTTGAATACACAGTTAACGGTAAAGTAATGAAAGGTTATGAACCTCAAAACAACTTCATACAATCAGAATTTGATAGCTATCTAGACTGGTTGGAAAATGTAATGAACCTGTCCACTGAAACGAATATTGCTATAGTAGCAATAAGTTTAGCACAAGACAATGGGATGACCTTAGCTGAGTTTATGAATACATATCAAGGATAATAAAAAAGCATACCGTATATAGATGTTATCTAATTATCGAATCAATATATGGTATGTAAAACTAAATAAAATTCAGGTTTCAATGAATGCTAAATGAAAAGAGGTTAAATTATGGGTATTGATTACTATTCTTGTGAAGTTTGCGGTGATTCCTTCCCTGACGTAATTGACTATGGATACTGTAGTAATTGTGAAGAGGTATTATGTGGAGACTGTCGTGATGCAATGGGACAGAAGTACGGTGTGCTAGGTGAGGATCATGAAAAAGCAGATGATTTCGGAGAAGAAGCACCTGAACATTGTGACTCATGTTACAAGCCAGAAAGGATTAAGTATCATACAGTTGTGGTTAGTGGAACTTATCGACACTATAAAAACAAAAAGAAATACAAAGTTATTGAGACAGCTACGCACACAGAATCAGAAGAGTATCTTGTGATCTATTATTGCTTAGATGATTTGTATGGAGAGCATAAAATGTTTGCTAGACCGAAAGAGATGTTTGAAGAGGGATTAACTATTGAGAATCAAACAGTGCCAAGATTTGAGCTATTATCACCCAAACTTAAGAGTGACTAAGCTCAATAAAGCAGCAATTTTAAAGTAAATAAAAATTAAGGTGGTTAATTAACTTGATGATATTTTTGACTGTAATTTTGCTAACGGTTGCTATTTATAACGTAGTCACTGGCAAACTATTTAAGTCATTCATTGTCCAAGCAGGTGAGTACCAAATTAAAGAGTTTAGAAAAGAAGAAATTAAAGATGAAGAAACTATTAAACTGGTTATTAAATTAGTCTTTGTTTTGCTAGCAACTTTGTCGCTTTTAACACTCACAATCGTCTACTTATGTTTTGCATTAAGTTATGACCCTTTTGTATATCCATCGCTTGCGATGCTCTCACTATACATTCTAAATATTATTGTGTCGCTAATTAGAAGTAAGAAATTAAAAGGTGCTCCTAAAAGTGAGGATGATGTTCGGAAACTTCAAAGCAAAATCTACAGAAAGAGAACTTTTAAATCAACAGTAATTGGTGTTGTAGGCTTAGCTTATTACTTATACATGTTTGCAGCATTAGTATTCCTAGTATAAAGACAAATAAAAATTGGAGGTTGATATATTGGCTATCCCGTATGACTTAAAACTAATTAAACCAAAAGTAAAAGGCGAGTCAGATAAGTATAGTTGGAATTTATATAAATACCTACATAAAATCACATCGACCAGACATGAAGGAAAGTATATTAAGAATCAACTAGAGGTTCATTGGCTCCGACATTCTAGGTTTGATGGAGAACATATAGAGTTCGATCAGCATGACTTAAGACATTTTATGGTGGGTCAAGTAATCATTTTTCCATTCGGTCTGGGGAAAAGTCACTTAAATTTTATGAATTCAGTGCTAAGCAAAGGCAGATGTGAGAACTTTGCAAATGTATGGAACAAAGAAAGCTTTACAGACATAACAGACTGGTTCTTTGAAACTTATTTAAAAGATGGTAGATGTATCTTTGATAGAGAGCATAACATGTGGATGACAAATACTGATGACCGATACTATCAGATTAATAGCAACAATCGTAAGTGTAAATGGTGTGGAGAACATCAGCATAGAGAGATCGAGAAGAGAGTAGAAATCAATCGCATAGAAAACTGGGTTTCAGCTTAAAACACAGATTTTAAAAGAAAGAAGGTATCGAATGACACCTGAAGATAAGTTAAAATTAATCAGTTCAATGAGTAAAGCTACTGTTGAGAAAAGCAGCTATTCAAATCAATATTATGTCTCAACTGTTGCACAGATTAAAAAAGATAAAACCCTTTGGAATGTAACTAAACATAAAGATACACCAGAAGAAGCGATTAACTGTATGTTTGATGAAATGAAGAAAGCAGATCGAATTGTAGTAGGAGCAGTGGCTTTACATAGAAAAGAGTTTTATTACTGTGGTAGTAGAAAGAGATTTATTGAGTATTAAAAAAGAGAGTGCTAAAATCTAGCACTCCTCAGATTTTTGAGAGTCAATGTGGCAATCAGTATTGACCGTAGACTCAATAATCTCCCCTGTAAACAATTCCATTTTAAACGAAACATTTTTAATGTTGTCTGTATATAGTTTCTCAAGTCCAATTGCAGTCAAGTCAGCCAAAGTTAATTCAATCACGTTCATTTAACAACACCTCTTAGATTTAGTAGTGGAAACTTATTCTTTTCTTGTATATAATAATACATGCAGAAAGGTTGTTTTGTAAACTACTAAAAGGTTATTAAAAATACCCCTTAGAGGGGAAGAGGTGTTTATATGAACAAAATGGCTAAGAGGTTGAAGTGGCTTAGAGGTAAGCATAAGCTTGCTCAAAAGGAAGTGGCAGCGGAACTAGACATTTCAATGGGAGGATATCAGAAAATAGAATATGGGGAAAGACTCCCAAGTGTTGAAGTGCTGGCGAGCTTAGCTGAACTGTTTGATGTGAGTATTGATTTTCTAGTAGGGAATATAAATCAAACGAATCAAATGCTAAACCTAAAAGAAGAAATCATTCGAATGTCTGGAGCAAAAGATGTTGATTTAGTACTTTCTATGATACACGATTTGCCAGAAGAGGAAGAGAACGAAGCGTGGAAGCACTTAAATGAAATGCAAAATGAATTTTATGGTTTCATAGAGTCGGTTGAATACAAGTTAAAAGAAGATATGGAGAGTTATTTTGATCTATTGCTCGATATGCCCGATGCCAATATTAAGGAAGATAGTATAGTAATTCTAGCTCATCCATTCGATTTCTATATTCAGAATTCATTAGTTGGCGATAAATATATTATTATGCTAAACAACAGACTAGTTCATGGAGTTGAAGTATTTAGAACTGATGATTTAGGCGGTGCTGAAGAAGTCCGACATGAATTAGAAGGTATGTTCAGAATTGTACCTAGAAGCTACAGCGAACTTATTAACAGTAAACTTAGAGGGAGATAATCCCTCTACATAAAGAAGTTAATTAAAATAAAGGGTTGATTTTATAGGAGGTTAAAAATGAAGATTGAGGATGACTTAGAAGCGTTCGGCATTGCAGCCATGTCTCTTGATGGAGAATATAGAAGTGCAGAAGCTATTCTAAAAGATTTAGAAGCGTTAAGTTTGAGCAGCACATTTTTTGATTTTGACCTGCTAATTATGTATCACCATTTAGTGGATTTCTTTAGGGAGGCAGTTAAACAGGAAAAAACAGGGAGCGTATCTCCCTGTTAAGTTACTGCATAATCTAAAGAATACAAAATGCTTTCTGCATGTTCTTTTAATACAGTGAAGAATGTTTCATTGTTTTCAGTAACGATTACTTGCTCTAAGCTTAAGAACTCAGCAGCTTCTTCTTTAGAATTAAATCTAATACCTAGAATATTACTTATATTCACAATTTTCACCTCCTTTTTGACGTCCGAATTATAACAGATTTAGTAAAGAATGTGAATAACATTTATGTAAAATATTAGTATAGGAGGTATAGTATGAAATCAGATCCAATTACCAAGCACCGTACAGATTTAATCACATACCATATCCAAACCAATGAATCTATGCATCTATCAGAGAAGTCTTTACATGACATACATAGTAACGTTAATGAAGCAGTTCAATTCTGGAGAAAGAGGGCAGACAAATACTTTGAAGATAATCATGCTTTGCGGTGGAATGAGTTGAAATTGTGGATTAAAAGAAATAAAAATGATGGTAATTATACATATGAAGAGTTAGCTGATGTTATTGCAAGATTGGATAGAAAGGAGAGTGTGAGATGATTGTTGCCTGCAAATACAGTGAAGGTGTTGATAAGTTTTTAATTAGCAATGTAAGCTCTTTAGATGAGCTTGATACATACATAAAAGAAAACACTCCAGTAAAGTGCATGCAATTAGGACGTGTGACCGCAAAAGCGCTTTATTATGAAGAAGAAATGAAAGAAAAACTAGTTTACTTTAATAATTATTTAAGTATTTCTGAATGCAAGGGTTATATTTTAAGCTATCGAAATGCTGATAATCTATATGATTTGCAATGTGGAAAGTGTAGATACAGGGATTATTTTACAACGGGGTGCAAATACAATCCTGACAAGAATATGCTTTGCAAGACATATGAACAAAAGCCTGAGCCTTTTTCAATTAAAGAGTGGATTAAGAATAAAATTAAAATAAAATAGAACATTTATTAGAGGAGGGGTTTAGTGTTATTAAATAAAATATACAATATGGATTGCTTAGAGGGTATGGCTATGCTTCCTAATAAGTCAGTTGATATGATATTATGTGATTTGCCATATGGTGTTACAAACCAAAATAAATGGGATCAAATCATTCCTTTTGATAAGCTTTGGGAGCAGTACAATAGACTAATTAAAGACAATGGAGCGATAGTTTTAACAGCAGTAAAACCATTTTCATCTATGTTAATTATGAGCAATCCTAAGATGTATCGCTATGATATAGTATGGAGCAAAAACAAAAGCACAGGCTTCTTAAATGCCAAGAAAATGCCACTTAGAGCACATGAGGAAATATTAGTTTTCTATAAAAAACTACCTACATATAATCCACAAAAAACAACAGGTCATAAACCTGCAAACTCTTATACCAAACATACGAGCGATGGAACAAACTACGGAAAAACTAAGCATGGTATATCAGGTGGAGGACAAACGGACAGATACCCTACATCTGTGTGGGACATTAAAGTAATGAATAATGATGATCCTCACAAATTCCATCCCACCCAAAAACCAATTGAGCTATTTGAGAAGCTTATAAAAACATACAGCAATGAGGGTGAATTAATATTGGATAATTGTATGGGAGCTGGAACTACAGCTGCAGCATGTATCAAAACCAATAGAAAATATATTGGATTTGAAATCGAAAAAGAGTATTATAGCAAGTCACTAGAATATATAAAAACAGTTTATTAATAAAACCCAACTTTTATGAAGAAAAAGGAGGAATTATATAATGGAATATTTTAGCGATGAAGCCTATAAATTATGCGTTTGGAGCTACGAGAAATTAAGTTCAGATCGACCAAGAGCAATTAGAATAAAAAGGGCAGCATATGCAGTTGAAGAAAGATATAGAGAAGGCAATAAAGATATAATTCAAAAAATTTGCCAAAGACAAAGATTGGGTGGGAGTCACACATATCCTAAGAAAGAATCATGGGCTAAACAAGAGGCTATGAGAGAAGAGAATGCAAATGAATCCACAGCTTGTACGATTTAAGCAAGTATGGACAGAGAAGCGGTTCACCCTGTGTGAATGCCTCAATATGTCTTACTCTCTCATCTGTTGCTTCTATTATCAATTGAGGGCACATAAAACTAACCATCAACTGTTTGTGCAAGGATATGACC carries:
- a CDS encoding DNA-methyltransferase; translation: MLLNKIYNMDCLEGMAMLPNKSVDMILCDLPYGVTNQNKWDQIIPFDKLWEQYNRLIKDNGAIVLTAVKPFSSMLIMSNPKMYRYDIVWSKNKSTGFLNAKKMPLRAHEEILVFYKKLPTYNPQKTTGHKPANSYTKHTSDGTNYGKTKHGISGGGQTDRYPTSVWDIKVMNNDDPHKFHPTQKPIELFEKLIKTYSNEGELILDNCMGAGTTAAACIKTNRKYIGFEIEKEYYSKSLEYIKTVY
- a CDS encoding helix-turn-helix domain-containing protein, with product MNKMAKRLKWLRGKHKLAQKEVAAELDISMGGYQKIEYGERLPSVEVLASLAELFDVSIDFLVGNINQTNQMLNLKEEIIRMSGAKDVDLVLSMIHDLPEEEENEAWKHLNEMQNEFYGFIESVEYKLKEDMESYFDLLLDMPDANIKEDSIVILAHPFDFYIQNSLVGDKYIIMLNNRLVHGVEVFRTDDLGGAEEVRHELEGMFRIVPRSYSELINSKLRGR
- a CDS encoding DUF1653 domain-containing protein, with amino-acid sequence MGIDYYSCEVCGDSFPDVIDYGYCSNCEEVLCGDCRDAMGQKYGVLGEDHEKADDFGEEAPEHCDSCYKPERIKYHTVVVSGTYRHYKNKKKYKVIETATHTESEEYLVIYYCLDDLYGEHKMFARPKEMFEEGLTIENQTVPRFELLSPKLKSD